The region GTTAATAAGATACTTATTACTATCGGGTTTTTATTCATCTACCGTCTACTGGCTTATGTGCCAGTACCTGGCGTAGATACTGCAGTTATCGCCTCATTCTTCGATTCACACCAAGCAGATGCCTTGGGTCTATTTAATATGTTTAGTGGAAATGCTGTTGAGAGAATGTCTATTATCGCTCTTGGAATTATGCCTTACATCACCGCTTCAATTATCATGGAACTTTTAGCTGCTACTTTTGCTCCTCTAGGTCAAATGAAAAAAGAACGTGATGGAATGGTTAAGTATATGCAAATTATTCGTTATGCGACTATTGTTATTACTATAATTCAAGCTATTGGTATAAGTGTAGGTTTACAAAGTTTAACAGGTCCAAATGGTAATAGTGCTATTTTAGCTGATCACAATACATTTATAATCCTTTCTGCTGTATCTATGTTAGCTGGAACTATGTTATTGATGTGGATTGGTGAGCAGATTACTCAAAATGGTATAGGTAATGGTATTTCATTGATTATCTTTGCTGGTATCGTCTCAGCTATTCCAAGTGCAATAGGTCAAACAATAACTATGGTAAATACAGGAGCAATGAGCTTTTTAACTGTAATTGCAATTCTTGCTCTTATTTTTGGTACTGTAGCAATCATTATTTATGTTGAACTTGGTGAGCGTCGTGTACCTGTTACATATGCTAAAAAAGTTATGATGCAAAATCAAAATAAAAGAGTTATGAACTACATTCCTATCAAAGTAAACTTAGCTGGTGTTATTCCAGTTATCTTTGCATCTGCGATATTAATGTTTCCTATGACAGTTTTATCAAGTAGTACAAATCCTACTATTCAAGGAATTGCTGACTTGTTAAACCCAAATAGTTACTTTTTTAACTTTTTGACATTTCTTTTTGTAGTTTTCTTTGCATTTTTCTATGCTTCGATTACATTTAATGCAAAAGATATTTCAGATAACTTAAAAAGACAAGGTGGATTTATTCCAGGTATCCGTACTGGTGAAGCTACAAAAGAGTTTTTAAATGAAACTGCTAGTAGATTGACTTTTACAGGTGCTCTTTACCTTGGTCTTGTTGCAACTCTACCGTTTATGATTATTAAAGGAATGGGTGTTCCATTCTTCTTTGGTGGTACTGCGGTTCTTATTGTTGTTCAAGTTGCACTTGATACAATGAGAAAAATAGAGGCGCAAGTTTACATGAGTAAATACGAGACACTAAGTGCTGTTGGACTATAAATAATGGCCATCGCGCTTAGAAAACCTCAAGAAATAGAGAAGTTACGAGCTGCTAACAAAATTGTTGGCGGTGCTCTAGAACTTCTCGCTAAAAACACAAAAGTAGGAATCTCTTTAAAAGAACTAGATGCTATGGCTGAAGATTTCATTCGTTCTCATGGTGCTAGACCCTCTTTTAAAGGACTCTACGGCTTCCCTAATGCAGTATGTACTTCACTAAATCAAGTTATTATTCACGGTATTCCAACAGATTATAAGCTTCAAGAAGGCGATGTAATAGGTTATGATATTGGCACAGAACTTGATGGATGGTTTGGAGATGCAGCAATCACAGTTCCTGTTGGTAAAATTGCTAAAGAAGATGAAGAGCTTATAGCTTGTGCTAAAGATGCTCTATATCATGCAATTGGCGAAATCAAAGAAGGAATGAGATTTAAAGAGTTGTCTTTAATTTTGGAAGAGTTTATTATAGGTCGTGGATTTA is a window of uncultured Sulfurimonas sp. DNA encoding:
- the secY gene encoding preprotein translocase subunit SecY — translated: MNKNLVNKILITIGFLFIYRLLAYVPVPGVDTAVIASFFDSHQADALGLFNMFSGNAVERMSIIALGIMPYITASIIMELLAATFAPLGQMKKERDGMVKYMQIIRYATIVITIIQAIGISVGLQSLTGPNGNSAILADHNTFIILSAVSMLAGTMLLMWIGEQITQNGIGNGISLIIFAGIVSAIPSAIGQTITMVNTGAMSFLTVIAILALIFGTVAIIIYVELGERRVPVTYAKKVMMQNQNKRVMNYIPIKVNLAGVIPVIFASAILMFPMTVLSSSTNPTIQGIADLLNPNSYFFNFLTFLFVVFFAFFYASITFNAKDISDNLKRQGGFIPGIRTGEATKEFLNETASRLTFTGALYLGLVATLPFMIIKGMGVPFFFGGTAVLIVVQVALDTMRKIEAQVYMSKYETLSAVGL
- the map gene encoding type I methionyl aminopeptidase, giving the protein MAIALRKPQEIEKLRAANKIVGGALELLAKNTKVGISLKELDAMAEDFIRSHGARPSFKGLYGFPNAVCTSLNQVIIHGIPTDYKLQEGDVIGYDIGTELDGWFGDAAITVPVGKIAKEDEELIACAKDALYHAIGEIKEGMRFKELSLILEEFIIGRGFIPLQNFCGHGIGKKPHEEPEIPNYLDGKNPKSGPKIKNGMVFCLEPMICQKESKPVILENDWDVVSADNLRGSHYEHTVAVINGKAEILSLA